The Carassius auratus strain Wakin chromosome 34, ASM336829v1, whole genome shotgun sequence genomic sequence AATATGCAACAATTCTTAAAATGACATAAGCTAATTGGTTTCGAAATATTTCCGTTAGTTTTCTGTAGTCATATCACACAACCTGTGTTACCTACTTGGTATttatgtcttgttttccagtaaaaatatctgtGAGAAGCAAAAAgacttaagatattaagtcttgtttttgtgaaaatgtgtcaaaatgaagTCACTTTTGCAGTGCATGTGTCCAATTTGATTGGCAATAATTTAGCAAGTATTTCTTCATATTATGCATGCTTCTATAACGAGTTGCATTTacttatttgcatttagcattggTTATATATGCTGGATTGATATTGTTCATAAATTAATGTTGCATTTTTCTCTTTCAGGTGAAAGCACACAACTCTACTCAACCACCATCCATCGTCATGAACATGCATATGTGGATATTGGCCATATTGTCCTCCGCCACATTTTTCACCTTAATTGAGATGTTCAACAATTACGGGGATATATGTAGAAGCCTGTGTCTCTGCGAAGAAAGAGAGGGGATTTTTACAGCCAGCTGTGAAAACAGAGGAATTAACAATCTGTCCGAGTTAACGCCTTTACACTTCACTGCATATCATCTTCTGCTCACAGGGAATCTGTTAAAGAAAGTCTCGCTCAACGATTTCGTTCATTATGAAGGACTCACCATTTTACACCTGGGAAACAACGATATATCAGAAATCGAAGGCGGTGCATTTAACGGACTCCAGGGATTAAAGCGACTGCATCTAAACAATAACAAACTCGAGGTATTAAAGGACGACACGTTCCTCGGACTCGAAAGCTTGGAGTACCTACAGATTGATTATAATTATATAAGCCACGTTGAAACGAAAGCCCTGAGCGATTTACGTCACTTAGAAGTGATCATTCTCAATGACAATTTGCTATCCGCTCTTCCACACAACATCTTTCAGTATGTTTCTTTAACTCATCTCGACCTGAGAGGCAATCAACTCAAAGTGCTTCCCAATATCGGCCTTCTGGAGCACTTGAGTCACATTGTGGAGTTACAGCTTGAAGAAAACCCGTGGGATTGTTCTTGCGAATTAATTGCGCTAAAAGCCTGGCTTGAAAGCATATCCTACACGGCTTTAGTCGGAGATGTGGTTTGCGAGACTCCCTTCCGATTGCACGGACGAGACCTCGACGAAATCTCAAAGCAAGAGCTGTGTCCCATCGGAGAACACGAAATGCGCGCAGAACCGGCTCTCAGCAGCGAGATACTCTACAAAACCACGTCAGCTGCGTTTAATTCAGCGGGATTTGCGTCCTCGATCATCCTGCGTGCCACAAAAAGCAGCCGCTTGTCGGGAAAACTTCGCGTTAAACCCACTTCGCGCTCGTCTTCGAGCAAGCCGCCGAATTACGGGCCGATGTTGGCCTACCAAACCAAATCTCCGGTTACTCTAGACTGTCCCAACTCATGCACATGCAATCTCCAAATCTCAGACCTCGGGTTGAACGTCAACTGCCAAGAGCGGAAAATCGAAAGCATCTCGGATCTCAAGCCGTACAATCCCAAAAAGATGTATCTAACCGGAAACTACATCTCTTCGCTGAGCAGTTCTGACTTCAGTGGTGCAACCGGATTGGATTTGCTCCATTTAGGCAACAACCGAATAGCCATCATTCACGATAAGACATTCGGCCAGCTTATACACTTAAGAAGGCTTTACTTAAACGGCAACTTAATCGAGCGGCTCACTGAGGATATGTTCTATGGTTTACAAAGCTTGCAGTTTTTGTATTTGGAGTATAACGCTATCCGAGAGATCGAGGTTGGCGTATTCCAGCAGGTTCCCAATCTTCAATTACTGTTTCTCAACAACAACCTCCTCACGACTCTTCCACTGGGCGTCTTTGACGGATTAAGACTAGCTCGATTGAATCTGCGCGGCAACAACTTACGAACTCTTC encodes the following:
- the LOC113052912 gene encoding SLIT and NTRK-like protein 5, producing the protein MNMHMWILAILSSATFFTLIEMFNNYGDICRSLCLCEEREGIFTASCENRGINNLSELTPLHFTAYHLLLTGNLLKKVSLNDFVHYEGLTILHLGNNDISEIEGGAFNGLQGLKRLHLNNNKLEVLKDDTFLGLESLEYLQIDYNYISHVETKALSDLRHLEVIILNDNLLSALPHNIFQYVSLTHLDLRGNQLKVLPNIGLLEHLSHIVELQLEENPWDCSCELIALKAWLESISYTALVGDVVCETPFRLHGRDLDEISKQELCPIGEHEMRAEPALSSEILYKTTSAAFNSAGFASSIILRATKSSRLSGKLRVKPTSRSSSSKPPNYGPMLAYQTKSPVTLDCPNSCTCNLQISDLGLNVNCQERKIESISDLKPYNPKKMYLTGNYISSLSSSDFSGATGLDLLHLGNNRIAIIHDKTFGQLIHLRRLYLNGNLIERLTEDMFYGLQSLQFLYLEYNAIREIEVGVFQQVPNLQLLFLNNNLLTTLPLGVFDGLRLARLNLRGNNLRTLPVGGVLEDLLSLVQIDLFENPWDCSCLAVEMKNWLEQLSTGTVVNSVVCESPLSLSGEDLRFVHASHLCPESSNVQSSVVPPSEESFPGSTITLETALDYDTQYPAVPLSVLILALLLLFILSVFVAAGLFAVIMKRRKKSERLASVTANASSFNAIYTDGAKSRSSAGNVYEYIPSARDGCTKNGLCSEGSVIESYRDFEELNKVLASNSDGDVGSNAISSEFSAGTPDALNRHSPLLDDNYFYRDILARDQQAPYRGNVACKHGTHALAHCTPDFDVRHQYLNPGRVQQTRFYCSTPNTIYIEPSRSEYWELKAKLHFEPDYLEVHEKRTTLTQF